One genomic region from Cellulomonas hominis encodes:
- a CDS encoding ABC transporter permease → MSSRTPVLPTGDRPRPATPSAVQSTLMVAEREIVTQVRTKSFIISTVVLLVAALGGIILTSVLGDTLGGGDTKVAVVPETAAVVEDVDGLEAVDAADPDAARALVESEEVSAAVLPDSDPDNPLGVVVVGLDSAPDSVLGALAVTPPVELLEESATSDGLRYLVSLLFGAVFLMAASSFGGTIAQNTVQEKQSRIVEILLSTVPPRALLAGKVLGNTVLAVGQIAAIAAVAVVGLVITGQDDVLGLVGAPVAWFVLFFLVGFVLLAAMFASAASLVSRIEDTGSVLMPVIMLVMLPYFGVIFFNDNETVLTVMSYIPFSAAVGMPVRLFLGEAAWWEPLLSLAILLVSAAVVTAIGARIYERSVLRTGRRVKLSEALAKAA, encoded by the coding sequence ATGAGCTCCCGCACCCCCGTCCTGCCGACCGGCGACCGCCCGCGGCCCGCCACCCCGAGCGCCGTGCAGAGCACGCTCATGGTGGCCGAGCGCGAGATCGTCACCCAGGTCCGCACGAAGTCGTTCATCATCTCGACCGTCGTGCTCCTGGTCGCCGCCCTCGGCGGCATCATCCTCACCTCGGTGCTGGGCGACACGCTCGGCGGCGGCGACACCAAGGTCGCGGTGGTCCCGGAGACCGCCGCGGTCGTGGAGGACGTCGACGGGCTGGAGGCGGTCGACGCCGCCGACCCCGACGCGGCGCGCGCCCTCGTGGAGTCCGAGGAGGTCTCCGCGGCCGTGCTGCCGGACAGCGACCCGGACAACCCGCTCGGCGTCGTGGTCGTCGGCCTGGACTCCGCGCCGGACTCCGTGCTCGGGGCGCTCGCGGTGACCCCGCCGGTCGAGCTGCTCGAGGAGTCCGCCACCTCCGACGGCCTGCGCTACCTGGTGTCGTTGCTGTTCGGCGCCGTGTTCCTCATGGCCGCGTCCTCGTTCGGCGGAACCATCGCGCAGAACACCGTGCAGGAGAAGCAGTCCCGCATCGTGGAGATCCTGCTGTCCACCGTGCCGCCGCGGGCGCTGCTCGCCGGCAAGGTGCTCGGCAACACCGTCCTCGCGGTCGGTCAGATCGCCGCCATCGCCGCGGTCGCCGTGGTCGGGCTGGTCATCACCGGCCAGGACGACGTGCTCGGGCTCGTCGGGGCGCCGGTCGCGTGGTTCGTGCTGTTCTTCCTGGTCGGGTTCGTGCTGCTCGCGGCGATGTTCGCCTCCGCGGCCTCGCTGGTCTCCCGCATCGAGGACACCGGCTCGGTGCTCATGCCGGTGATCATGCTGGTGATGCTCCCGTACTTCGGGGTGATCTTCTTCAACGACAACGAGACCGTCCTGACCGTCATGTCGTACATCCCGTTCAGCGCGGCCGTCGGGATGCCGGTGCGGCTGTTCCTCGGGGAGGCCGCCTGGTGGGAGCCGCTGCTGTCCCTGGCGATCCTGCTGGTCTCCGCGGCGGTGGTCACGGCGATCGGCGCGCGGATCTACGAGCGCTCGGTGCTGCGCACCGGCCGGCGCGTGAAGCTGTCGGAGGCGCTGGCCAAGGCCGCCTGA
- a CDS encoding sensor histidine kinase, with amino-acid sequence MQPPVPSDAPVHDDPDAPGWRRPAITADQRRADVLLAAGLLVGAILSLALGRTAGMYEEPAEGWVAVLLVLAVTAPLALRRRWPAAVALVITAAFVALAELRVPETLFANISLFMALYTVGAWDAHRLRALWVRAGIVVAMFVWLLIAMFQAVTDPEGIEGFSNAGAFSPLVAYLLIQLLTNILYFAGAWWFGEHAWNAARERARTEYRGRLLVGERRRVEEQAVAIERLRLARELHDAVAHHVSLMGVQAAAARTVLASDPDAAADALVQVEDSAREAVDELYGLLTTLRESGEAGPDAGPAVASLSVERLPELVQQAADGGLTAAYQVVGEPVRVPPLTSLNLYRICQEALTNVRKHAGAGARVDVRLRYEGDAVELEVADDGTGGRRLGRRQSGGLGLVGMRERVAADGGTLEAGARGRGGFLVRARVPLAPRSGGPR; translated from the coding sequence GTGCAGCCCCCCGTGCCCTCCGACGCGCCCGTCCACGACGACCCGGACGCCCCGGGCTGGCGGCGGCCGGCGATCACCGCGGACCAGCGGCGCGCCGACGTGCTGCTCGCCGCGGGCCTGCTCGTCGGGGCGATCCTGAGCCTCGCGCTCGGCCGCACGGCCGGCATGTACGAGGAGCCCGCCGAGGGCTGGGTGGCGGTGCTGCTCGTCCTGGCCGTGACCGCCCCGCTCGCGCTGCGACGCCGGTGGCCCGCGGCCGTCGCGCTCGTGATCACGGCGGCGTTCGTGGCGCTCGCGGAGCTGCGGGTGCCCGAGACGCTGTTCGCGAACATCTCCCTGTTCATGGCCCTGTACACGGTCGGGGCCTGGGACGCCCACCGGCTGCGGGCGCTGTGGGTGCGGGCCGGGATCGTCGTCGCGATGTTCGTCTGGCTGCTGATCGCGATGTTCCAGGCGGTCACCGACCCCGAGGGCATCGAGGGGTTCTCCAACGCGGGGGCGTTCTCGCCGCTGGTGGCGTACCTGCTCATCCAGCTGCTGACGAACATCCTCTACTTCGCCGGTGCCTGGTGGTTCGGCGAGCACGCGTGGAACGCCGCCCGCGAGCGCGCCCGCACCGAGTACCGCGGCCGGCTGCTGGTCGGCGAGCGGCGCCGGGTCGAGGAGCAGGCGGTGGCCATCGAGCGGCTGCGCCTGGCGCGCGAGCTGCACGACGCGGTCGCCCACCACGTGTCGCTGATGGGCGTGCAGGCCGCCGCCGCGCGCACCGTGCTGGCGAGCGACCCGGACGCGGCGGCCGACGCGCTGGTGCAGGTGGAGGACTCCGCGCGCGAGGCCGTCGACGAGCTGTACGGCCTGCTCACGACGCTCCGGGAGTCGGGCGAGGCCGGGCCCGACGCCGGGCCGGCGGTCGCCTCCCTGTCGGTCGAGCGGCTGCCCGAGCTGGTGCAGCAGGCCGCCGACGGCGGGCTGACCGCGGCGTACCAGGTGGTCGGCGAGCCGGTGCGGGTGCCGCCCCTGACGTCGCTCAACCTGTACCGGATCTGCCAGGAGGCGCTGACGAACGTGCGCAAGCACGCCGGCGCGGGCGCCCGGGTGGACGTCCGGCTGCGGTACGAGGGCGACGCGGTCGAGCTGGAGGTCGCCGACGACGGCACCGGCGGCCGGCGGCTGGGGCGGCGTCAGTCCGGGGGCCTGGGACTGGTCGGCATGCGGGAGCGGGTGGCCGCGGACGGCGGCACGCTCGAGGCGGGCGCCCGCGGGCGCGGAGGTTTCCTGGTGCGGGCGCGGGTGCCGCTCGCGCCGCGCTCGGGAGGGCCACGATGA
- the metG gene encoding methionine--tRNA ligase, with protein sequence MSRILSAVAWPYANGPRHIGHVAGFGVPSDVFSRYMRMAGHDVLMVSGTDEHGTPILVQAEQEGVTPQELADRYNRVIVEDLANLGLSYDLFTRTTTRNHYAVVQEMFRTVHKNGYMVEQTTMNAISPSTGRTLPDRYIEGTCPICGYDGARGDQCDNCGNQLDAIELKNPRSRINGETPTFVESNHFFLDLPAFVDALGDWLRTRTEWRPNVLKFSLNLLDDVRPRAMTRDIDWGIPIPLPGWQEDSHKRLYVWFDAVIGYLSASIEWARRSGDPEAWRQYWTDPQSLSYYFMGKDNITFHSQIWPAELLGYAGGGSKGGEPGPYGRLNLPTEVVSSEFLTMEGKQFSSSRGVVIYVRDLLSRYQPDALRYYISTAGPESQDADFTWADFKRRTNDELVAGWGNLVNRTASMIHKNVGAIPTPGPRLAVDEDLLATTTTAFGRVGELIGTHRHRAAIGEAMRVVQEANRYISETEPWKLKNDPERLGTVLHTAAQAVSDCNTLLSPFLPHSAQKVHEALGGTGAFSPLPRIDEVTDLDDPSRHYPVITGDYRRGETLAAWQPAPVVPGTPVAKPEPVFTKLDDAIVEEELDRLRQG encoded by the coding sequence ATGTCCCGCATCCTCAGCGCTGTCGCCTGGCCCTACGCCAACGGCCCGCGCCACATCGGCCACGTCGCCGGCTTCGGCGTCCCCTCCGACGTGTTCAGCCGCTACATGCGCATGGCGGGCCACGACGTCCTCATGGTGTCCGGCACCGACGAGCACGGCACGCCGATCCTCGTCCAGGCCGAGCAGGAGGGCGTCACGCCCCAGGAGCTCGCCGACCGGTACAACCGCGTCATCGTCGAGGACCTGGCGAACCTCGGCCTGTCGTACGACCTGTTCACCCGCACCACGACCCGGAACCACTACGCCGTCGTGCAGGAGATGTTCCGCACGGTGCACAAGAACGGGTACATGGTCGAGCAGACGACCATGAACGCGATCAGCCCGTCGACCGGCCGCACGCTGCCCGACCGCTACATCGAGGGCACCTGCCCGATCTGCGGCTACGACGGCGCGCGCGGCGACCAGTGCGACAACTGCGGCAACCAGCTCGACGCGATCGAGCTGAAGAACCCGCGCAGCCGGATCAACGGCGAGACCCCGACGTTCGTCGAGTCGAACCACTTCTTCCTGGACCTGCCGGCGTTCGTCGACGCGCTGGGCGACTGGCTGCGCACCCGCACCGAGTGGCGGCCGAACGTCCTCAAGTTCTCGCTGAACCTGCTGGACGACGTGCGCCCGCGCGCGATGACCCGCGACATCGACTGGGGCATCCCGATCCCGCTGCCGGGCTGGCAGGAGGACTCGCACAAGCGGCTGTACGTGTGGTTCGACGCCGTCATCGGCTACCTGTCGGCGTCGATCGAGTGGGCGCGCCGGTCCGGCGACCCGGAGGCGTGGCGGCAGTACTGGACCGACCCGCAGTCGCTGTCCTACTACTTCATGGGCAAGGACAACATCACCTTCCACTCGCAGATCTGGCCGGCCGAGCTGCTCGGCTACGCCGGCGGCGGGTCGAAGGGCGGCGAGCCCGGCCCGTACGGGCGGCTGAACCTGCCGACCGAGGTGGTGTCGAGCGAGTTCCTCACGATGGAGGGCAAGCAGTTCTCGTCCTCGCGCGGCGTGGTCATCTACGTCCGCGACTTGCTGAGCCGCTACCAGCCGGACGCCCTGCGGTACTACATCTCGACCGCCGGGCCGGAGAGCCAGGACGCCGACTTCACCTGGGCCGACTTCAAGCGCCGCACCAACGACGAGCTCGTCGCCGGCTGGGGCAACCTGGTGAACCGCACGGCCAGCATGATCCACAAGAACGTGGGCGCGATCCCGACGCCGGGGCCGCGGCTCGCGGTGGACGAGGACCTGCTCGCGACGACCACGACGGCGTTCGGCCGGGTCGGCGAGCTCATCGGCACGCACCGGCACCGGGCGGCGATTGGCGAGGCGATGCGGGTGGTCCAGGAGGCCAACCGGTACATCTCCGAGACCGAGCCGTGGAAGCTGAAGAACGACCCGGAGCGCCTCGGCACCGTGCTGCACACCGCGGCGCAGGCCGTGAGCGACTGCAACACGCTGCTCTCGCCGTTCCTGCCGCACTCGGCGCAGAAGGTGCACGAGGCCCTGGGCGGCACGGGCGCGTTCTCCCCGCTCCCCCGGATCGACGAGGTCACTGACCTGGACGACCCGTCCCGGCACTACCCGGTGATCACCGGCGACTACCGCCGCGGCGAGACCCTCGCCGCGTGGCAGCCGGCGCCGGTCGTGCCGGGGACCCCGGTCGCCAAGCCGGAGCCGGTGTTCACCAAGCTCGACGACGCCATCGTCGAGGAGGAGCTCGACCGGCTGCGGCAGGGCTGA
- a CDS encoding ABC-F family ATP-binding cassette domain-containing protein, which yields MAHLLGGEALHLSFPTKRVFGGVTVGLDEGDRVGIVGRNGDGKSSLLALLAGRLTPDSGRVTVRGGVRIGVLDQTDTLDPSLTVGAAVVGDRAEHEWAGDARIRDVVSGLVGDLPWDKRVGDLSGGQRRRVALAALLAGDDDVLMLDEPTNHLDVEAVTWLARHLNRRWSANAGGLLVVTHDRWFLDEVCTATWEVHDGVVEPFEGGYAAYVLQRVERDRMAAATEAKRQNLMRKELAWLRRGAPARTSKPKFRIDAANALIADVPPPRNTVELSRMATARLGKDVVDIEDVSVAYGDHEVLHRVTWLVGPGERTGILGVNGAGKSTLLGLVTGEVTATSGRVKRGKTVKVATLTQELAELADIADDRVSDVIGRYRTTYVAGGKEMTPGQLLERLGFTNAQMSTPVKDLSGGQRRRLQLLLILLDEPNVLVLDEPSNDLDTDMLAAMEDLLDTWPGTLLVVSHDRYLLERVTDQQYAILDGRFRHVPGGVDEYLRLLDHHRSGNPVVTGAPTEATGGAAADGGPGLDGAELRAAKKELGALERRISKLSGQIEALDRTMAEHDPADYVGLTALGKDKGALEAEVAEVEERWMALAEAVEG from the coding sequence ATGGCCCACCTGCTCGGCGGCGAAGCGCTGCACCTGTCCTTCCCCACCAAGCGCGTGTTCGGCGGCGTCACCGTGGGGCTGGACGAGGGAGACCGCGTCGGGATCGTGGGCCGCAACGGCGACGGCAAGTCGTCCCTCCTGGCGCTGCTCGCGGGCCGGCTGACCCCCGACTCCGGGCGGGTCACCGTGCGCGGCGGCGTGCGGATCGGCGTGCTCGACCAGACCGACACCCTGGACCCGTCGCTCACGGTCGGCGCGGCGGTGGTCGGCGACCGCGCCGAGCACGAGTGGGCCGGCGACGCCCGGATCCGCGACGTGGTGAGCGGGCTCGTCGGGGACCTGCCGTGGGACAAGCGGGTCGGTGACCTGTCCGGCGGGCAGCGGCGCCGGGTCGCGCTGGCGGCGCTGCTCGCGGGCGACGACGACGTGCTCATGCTGGACGAGCCGACCAACCACCTGGACGTCGAGGCGGTCACCTGGCTGGCCCGGCACCTGAACCGCCGGTGGTCCGCGAACGCCGGCGGGCTGCTGGTCGTCACCCACGACCGCTGGTTCCTGGACGAGGTGTGCACCGCGACCTGGGAGGTGCACGACGGGGTCGTCGAGCCGTTCGAGGGCGGGTACGCCGCGTACGTGCTGCAGCGCGTGGAGCGCGACCGGATGGCCGCCGCCACGGAGGCCAAGCGGCAGAACCTCATGCGCAAGGAGCTCGCGTGGCTGCGCCGCGGCGCCCCCGCCCGGACGTCGAAGCCCAAGTTCCGCATCGACGCGGCGAACGCCCTGATCGCCGACGTCCCGCCGCCGCGCAACACCGTCGAGCTGTCCCGGATGGCGACCGCCCGGCTCGGCAAGGACGTCGTGGACATCGAGGACGTGTCGGTGGCCTACGGGGACCACGAGGTGCTGCACCGGGTGACCTGGCTGGTCGGTCCGGGCGAGCGCACCGGGATCCTCGGCGTGAACGGCGCGGGGAAGTCCACGCTGCTCGGCCTGGTCACCGGCGAGGTCACCGCGACGTCCGGCCGGGTCAAGCGCGGCAAGACGGTCAAGGTCGCCACGCTGACCCAGGAGCTCGCCGAGCTCGCCGACATCGCCGACGACCGGGTCAGCGACGTCATCGGCCGCTACCGCACCACGTACGTCGCCGGCGGCAAGGAGATGACCCCGGGCCAGCTCCTCGAGCGGCTGGGGTTCACGAACGCGCAGATGTCCACGCCGGTGAAGGACCTGTCCGGCGGGCAGCGGCGCCGGCTGCAGCTGCTGCTCATCCTGCTGGACGAGCCGAACGTGCTGGTCCTGGACGAGCCGTCCAACGACCTGGACACCGACATGCTCGCCGCGATGGAGGACCTGCTCGACACCTGGCCGGGCACGCTGCTGGTCGTCTCGCACGACCGGTACCTGCTGGAGCGGGTGACGGACCAGCAGTACGCGATCCTCGACGGCCGGTTCCGCCACGTGCCGGGCGGGGTGGACGAGTACCTCCGGCTGCTCGACCACCACCGCAGCGGGAACCCGGTGGTCACGGGCGCGCCGACTGAGGCGACCGGGGGCGCGGCGGCCGACGGCGGTCCCGGGCTGGACGGAGCGGAGCTGCGCGCGGCGAAGAAGGAGCTCGGCGCCCTCGAGCGCCGGATCTCCAAGCTGTCCGGGCAGATCGAGGCGCTCGACAGGACGATGGCCGAGCACGACCCGGCGGACTACGTCGGCCTCACCGCCCTCGGGAAGGACAAGGGCGCGCTCGAGGCCGAGGTCGCCGAGGTCGAGGAGCGGTGGATGGCGCTCGCGGAGGCCGTCGAGGGCTGA
- a CDS encoding response regulator has translation MTQDTTTFGPDRPVRVLLADDQALLRAGLATILGAAVDLEVVGQAGTGREAVDLARSLRPDVVCMDVQMPEMDGLEATRRIVADPEVSAGVLVLTTFNRDDYLLESLQAGAAGFLLKNSRPEQLADAVRAVAAGDALLSPEVTRAVISRAVSAGSAPGMRTPAAGTAPGGDAAAAAGLTERETEVLRLVARGLSNDEIAAELVLGRATVKTHVSNVLMKLGLRDRVQAVVFAYRHGLTD, from the coding sequence ATGACGCAGGACACGACCACCTTCGGACCCGACCGGCCCGTGCGGGTGCTGCTCGCGGACGACCAGGCGCTGCTGCGCGCCGGGCTCGCGACCATCCTCGGCGCGGCCGTGGACCTGGAGGTCGTGGGGCAGGCCGGCACCGGGCGGGAGGCCGTCGACCTCGCGCGGTCGCTGCGGCCGGACGTCGTCTGCATGGACGTGCAGATGCCGGAGATGGACGGCCTGGAGGCCACCCGGCGGATCGTCGCCGACCCGGAGGTCAGCGCGGGCGTGCTCGTGCTCACGACGTTCAACCGGGACGACTACCTGCTGGAGTCGCTGCAGGCCGGGGCCGCGGGGTTCCTGCTGAAGAACTCCCGGCCCGAGCAGCTGGCCGACGCGGTGCGCGCGGTCGCGGCGGGCGACGCCCTCCTCTCGCCGGAGGTCACCCGCGCCGTGATCTCCCGCGCGGTGTCCGCCGGCTCCGCCCCGGGGATGAGGACGCCGGCCGCCGGCACCGCGCCCGGGGGCGACGCGGCGGCCGCGGCGGGCCTGACCGAGCGCGAGACCGAGGTGCTGCGCCTGGTCGCCCGCGGCCTGAGCAACGACGAGATCGCCGCGGAGCTGGTGCTCGGGCGGGCCACGGTCAAGACCCACGTGTCGAACGTGCTGATGAAGCTCGGCCTGCGGGACCGGGTGCAGGCCGTGGTGTTCGCGTACCGGCACGGCCTGACGGACTGA
- a CDS encoding ABC transporter ATP-binding protein, translated as MLRLDGIHRTFGDRLVLDDVGFEVQRGKLTGFVGGNGAGKTTTMRIVLGVLTPDSGTVTFDGRPLDDDRRRAFGYMPEERGLYPKMHVLDQIAYLARLHGYDRRTATERARELLEKLGLGERLSDPVDDLSLGNQQRAQIAAALVHDPEVLVLDEPFSGLDPMAVDLVLGVLQEHAARGVPVLFSSHQLDVVERLCDDVVVIAGGKIRAAGEKEALRAQYAEPRYEITSGGDMGWLRTEPGVRVVEFDGGYALFDADEATAQRVLRAALDAAPVTQFAPVRPRLAEIFRDIVTDEERHDDEPAAARTKETVR; from the coding sequence ATGTTGCGACTCGACGGCATCCACCGGACCTTCGGGGACCGCCTGGTGCTGGACGACGTGGGCTTCGAGGTGCAGCGGGGCAAGCTGACGGGCTTCGTCGGCGGCAACGGTGCGGGCAAGACCACCACGATGCGGATCGTGCTCGGCGTGCTCACGCCGGACTCGGGCACCGTCACCTTCGACGGCCGGCCGCTGGACGACGACCGGCGGCGCGCCTTCGGCTACATGCCGGAGGAGCGCGGGCTGTACCCGAAGATGCACGTGCTCGACCAGATCGCCTACCTGGCGCGGCTGCACGGCTACGACCGGCGCACCGCCACCGAGCGGGCCCGGGAGCTGCTCGAGAAGCTCGGCCTCGGCGAGCGGCTGTCCGACCCGGTCGACGACCTGTCGCTCGGCAACCAGCAGCGCGCGCAGATCGCCGCGGCGCTGGTGCACGACCCCGAGGTGCTGGTCCTGGACGAGCCGTTCTCCGGCCTGGACCCGATGGCGGTCGACCTGGTGCTCGGGGTGCTGCAGGAGCACGCCGCCCGCGGGGTGCCCGTGCTGTTCTCCTCGCACCAGCTCGACGTGGTCGAGCGCCTGTGCGACGACGTGGTCGTCATCGCCGGCGGGAAGATCCGCGCCGCGGGGGAGAAGGAGGCGCTGCGCGCCCAGTACGCCGAGCCCCGGTACGAGATCACCTCCGGCGGTGACATGGGCTGGCTCCGCACCGAGCCGGGCGTGCGCGTCGTCGAGTTCGACGGCGGCTACGCGCTGTTCGACGCCGACGAGGCCACCGCCCAGCGGGTGCTCCGCGCCGCGCTCGACGCCGCGCCGGTCACCCAGTTCGCGCCGGTCCGCCCGCGGCTGGCCGAGATCTTCCGCGACATCGTCACCGACGAGGAGCGCCACGACGACGAGCCCGCCGCCGCGCGGACGAAGGAGACGGTCCGATGA
- a CDS encoding TatD family hydrolase, which yields MGRSRKDRERGWPEPPDALPVGVVDDHTHLESVLGFDVPAGSSPAPAGLDDHLDRAAAVGVPRMVQVGCDLDAVAWTDAVLAVDAGVAGATASVPLRPGRRALLGAVAIHPNEAVLHAGVREVAPDGLDPDPQPRHDVDLDDALARVAAVARANDRVRAIGETGLDFFRAGPRGREVQREAFRAHVALAKELGLALQIHDRDAHEDVVDVLRRDGAPERTVLHCFSGGPALAEVCAREGWFCSFAGPLTYPANEDLRAALRLLPLDLLLVETDAPYLTPHPLRGRPNAPYVLPHTVRRLAEERALPLADACAALAATATRVYGAW from the coding sequence GTGGGCCGCTCGCGCAAGGACCGGGAGCGCGGCTGGCCGGAGCCGCCGGACGCGCTCCCCGTCGGCGTGGTCGACGACCACACGCACCTGGAGTCGGTGCTGGGGTTCGACGTGCCCGCGGGGTCGTCGCCTGCGCCGGCTGGGCTGGACGACCACCTGGACCGCGCGGCGGCCGTCGGCGTGCCGCGGATGGTGCAGGTGGGCTGCGACCTGGACGCCGTGGCCTGGACCGACGCGGTGCTCGCGGTGGACGCCGGCGTCGCGGGCGCGACCGCCTCCGTGCCGCTGCGGCCCGGCCGGCGCGCGCTGCTCGGGGCCGTCGCGATCCACCCGAACGAGGCCGTGCTGCACGCCGGCGTCCGCGAGGTCGCCCCCGACGGCCTGGACCCCGACCCGCAGCCGCGGCACGACGTCGACCTGGACGACGCGCTGGCCCGGGTCGCGGCGGTCGCGCGCGCGAACGACAGGGTGCGGGCGATCGGCGAGACCGGGCTCGACTTCTTCCGGGCCGGGCCGCGGGGCCGCGAGGTGCAGCGCGAGGCGTTCCGGGCGCACGTCGCGCTCGCCAAGGAGCTCGGGCTCGCGCTGCAGATCCACGACCGGGACGCGCACGAGGACGTCGTGGACGTGCTGCGGCGCGACGGCGCCCCCGAGCGGACGGTGCTCCACTGCTTCTCCGGCGGGCCGGCGCTCGCCGAGGTCTGCGCGCGGGAGGGCTGGTTCTGCTCGTTCGCGGGCCCGCTGACCTACCCCGCGAACGAGGACCTGCGCGCCGCGCTGCGGCTGCTGCCGCTGGACCTGCTGCTCGTCGAGACCGACGCGCCCTACCTGACCCCGCACCCGCTGCGCGGGCGGCCGAACGCGCCGTACGTCCTCCCGCACACCGTCCGCCGCCTCGCGGAGGAGCGCGCGCTGCCGCTCGCCGACGCCTGCGCGGCCCTCGCGGCCACGGCGACCCGCGTCTACGGCGCCTGGTAG
- the cycA gene encoding D-serine/D-alanine/glycine transporter, with translation MPDAPATPTTEPGDHLQRGLSNRHIQLIAIGGAIGTGLFLGSGRTISLAGPSVLLVYAVIGFMLFFVMRAMGEMLLSNLRYKSFRDMAADILGPWAGFLTGWTYWFCWIVTGIADVVAVSGYVAFWAPDLPRWLPALGLVLLLLALNLVAVRLFGEMEFWFAIVKIVAIVALIAVGVVMIASGFRGADGATASLAHLWDDGGFFPHGFTGFLAGFQIAIFAFVGIELVGTTAAETRDPERTLPRAINAIPVRVLLFYLGALVVIMAVTPWRSIDPAESPFVAMFALAGLPAAAGVINLVVLTSAASSANSGIFSTSRMLYGLAEDKEAPAGFGLLSARHVPARGLLFSCACLLPGVALLYAGRSVIEAFTLVTTVATLLFIVVWTVILASYLVYRRRSPELHAASSFRMPGGRVMCWVVLAFFAAMVVVLALEPETRVALLVMPVWFGALGVAWYFLRHRVTAAHAAARVADGDAAPGDETEHERVGAAH, from the coding sequence GTGCCCGACGCACCCGCCACCCCGACGACCGAGCCCGGCGACCACCTGCAGCGCGGCCTGTCCAACCGGCACATCCAGCTCATCGCGATCGGCGGGGCCATCGGCACCGGCCTGTTCCTGGGCTCCGGACGGACGATCTCCCTGGCCGGCCCGTCGGTGCTGTTGGTCTACGCGGTCATCGGCTTCATGCTGTTCTTCGTCATGCGCGCCATGGGCGAGATGCTGCTGTCGAACCTGCGGTACAAGTCGTTCCGGGACATGGCGGCCGACATCCTCGGGCCGTGGGCCGGGTTCCTCACCGGGTGGACGTACTGGTTCTGCTGGATCGTCACCGGCATCGCGGACGTGGTGGCCGTCTCCGGCTACGTGGCGTTCTGGGCGCCGGACCTGCCGCGCTGGCTGCCCGCGCTCGGCCTGGTCCTGCTGCTGCTCGCGCTCAACCTCGTCGCGGTGCGGCTGTTCGGCGAGATGGAGTTCTGGTTCGCCATCGTCAAGATCGTCGCGATCGTCGCGCTGATCGCCGTGGGCGTCGTCATGATCGCGTCCGGGTTCCGCGGTGCCGACGGGGCGACGGCCTCGCTCGCGCACCTGTGGGACGACGGCGGGTTCTTCCCGCACGGGTTCACCGGGTTCCTCGCGGGGTTCCAGATCGCGATCTTCGCGTTCGTCGGCATCGAGCTGGTCGGCACGACCGCCGCCGAGACCCGCGACCCCGAGCGCACCCTGCCGCGGGCGATCAACGCGATCCCGGTGCGGGTGCTGCTGTTCTACCTGGGCGCGCTCGTCGTCATCATGGCCGTCACCCCGTGGCGCTCGATCGACCCCGCGGAGAGCCCGTTCGTGGCGATGTTCGCGCTCGCCGGGCTGCCCGCGGCCGCCGGCGTCATCAACCTCGTGGTGCTGACCTCGGCCGCGTCGTCCGCGAACAGCGGCATCTTCTCCACCTCGCGGATGCTGTACGGCCTCGCGGAGGACAAGGAGGCGCCCGCCGGGTTCGGCCTGCTGTCGGCGCGGCACGTGCCGGCGCGCGGGCTGCTGTTCTCCTGCGCCTGCCTGCTGCCGGGCGTCGCGCTGCTGTACGCCGGGCGGAGCGTCATCGAGGCGTTCACGCTGGTGACGACCGTCGCGACGCTGCTGTTCATCGTGGTGTGGACCGTGATCCTCGCGTCGTACCTGGTGTACCGGCGCCGGTCCCCGGAGCTGCACGCGGCCTCGTCGTTCCGGATGCCGGGCGGGCGGGTCATGTGCTGGGTGGTGCTGGCGTTCTTCGCGGCGATGGTCGTGGTGCTGGCCCTCGAGCCGGAGACCCGCGTGGCGCTGCTGGTGATGCCGGTCTGGTTCGGGGCGCTCGGTGTCGCGTGGTACTTCCTCCGGCACCGCGTCACCGCCGCGCACGCCGCCGCCCGCGTCGCCGACGGGGACGCCGCGCCGGGGGATGAGACCGAGCACGAGCGGGTCGGCGCCGCTCACTAG